Proteins encoded by one window of Collimonas fungivorans:
- a CDS encoding thiamine pyrophosphate-binding protein: MAAVISESKVAPASSTTADDTLKRKSRDAGVVSGGHLVARALKNEGVDTIFTLCGGHIIDIYDGCIDEGIRIIDVRHEQVAAHAADGYARQTGKLGVVVTTAGPGCTNAVTGIATAFRSESPVLHIGGQGGITQHMMGSLQDLPHTEMMRPITKFSEGVRSTERVADMVSMAIRACFAGAPGPAYLEIPRDVLDREIEISKAVIPAAGQYRASVRSLGDVADIEKLADILVQAERPVVLYGGQVWSSRGHKEAIDLVRGLDIPAYFNSASRGLLPPGDPHHFDRTRREGFDKADVILIVGTPFDFRMGYGKRLGQNAKVIQIDQDYRTVGKNRDITLGLVGDPGAILGAVLQAASGRINKTAQEKRRAWMKQLQQQEAIATEKLMPLFKSNSSPIHPYRVAYEINEFLNDDTIYIGDGGDVVTISAQAVRPRNPGQWMDPGALGSLGVGTGFAIAAGLANPEKEVMCYYGDGAFSMTSFDMETANRFGVPYIAVIGNNSAMNQIRYGQLAKYGEERGNVGNLLSDIPYGKFAEMLGGHGEEVRDPAQIAGALQRAREAVRKTRRCAVVNIWVDPAVYAPGTMAQTMYK; this comes from the coding sequence ATGGCAGCAGTGATATCCGAGTCGAAGGTCGCACCGGCGTCGAGTACGACCGCGGACGATACGCTCAAACGCAAGAGCCGCGACGCCGGCGTGGTGTCAGGTGGGCACCTGGTGGCGCGTGCGCTGAAGAATGAAGGCGTAGACACGATCTTTACGCTGTGCGGCGGCCATATTATCGATATTTACGATGGTTGCATCGATGAAGGCATCCGCATCATCGATGTGCGCCATGAACAAGTCGCAGCCCATGCTGCCGACGGATATGCGCGCCAGACGGGCAAGCTGGGCGTGGTGGTGACGACGGCAGGTCCGGGCTGCACCAATGCCGTGACCGGGATTGCGACGGCGTTCCGTTCGGAAAGCCCGGTGCTGCATATTGGTGGCCAGGGCGGCATCACCCAGCACATGATGGGTTCCTTGCAAGACTTGCCGCATACCGAAATGATGCGGCCGATCACCAAATTCTCCGAAGGTGTGCGTTCCACCGAACGGGTAGCCGACATGGTGTCGATGGCGATCCGCGCCTGCTTTGCCGGCGCCCCTGGCCCGGCGTACCTGGAAATTCCGCGCGACGTGCTGGACCGCGAGATCGAGATCAGCAAGGCCGTGATTCCTGCTGCCGGCCAATACCGTGCATCGGTGCGGTCATTGGGCGACGTGGCCGATATCGAGAAGCTGGCCGACATCCTGGTGCAGGCAGAGCGTCCGGTGGTCTTGTACGGCGGCCAGGTCTGGTCCTCGCGCGGGCACAAGGAAGCAATCGACCTGGTGCGGGGGCTGGATATCCCGGCATACTTCAACAGCGCCTCGCGCGGCTTGCTGCCGCCGGGCGATCCGCATCATTTCGACCGCACGCGGCGCGAAGGATTCGACAAGGCCGATGTGATCCTGATCGTCGGCACGCCGTTCGACTTCCGCATGGGCTACGGCAAACGGCTGGGCCAGAACGCCAAGGTCATCCAGATCGACCAGGACTACCGCACGGTGGGCAAGAACCGCGACATCACGCTGGGCCTGGTGGGTGATCCTGGCGCGATCCTGGGGGCGGTGTTGCAGGCGGCGAGCGGGCGCATCAACAAGACAGCGCAAGAGAAGCGGCGCGCCTGGATGAAACAATTGCAACAGCAGGAAGCGATCGCGACCGAGAAGCTGATGCCGTTGTTCAAGTCGAACAGTTCGCCGATCCATCCTTACCGGGTGGCATATGAAATCAACGAGTTCTTGAACGACGACACGATCTACATCGGCGACGGCGGCGATGTGGTGACGATTTCGGCGCAAGCGGTGCGTCCGCGCAATCCGGGCCAATGGATGGATCCTGGCGCGCTGGGCAGCCTGGGCGTGGGGACTGGTTTTGCGATTGCGGCTGGCTTGGCCAATCCGGAGAAGGAAGTGATGTGTTACTACGGCGACGGCGCGTTCAGCATGACGTCGTTCGACATGGAAACGGCGAACCGTTTCGGTGTGCCGTACATCGCGGTGATCGGCAACAACTCGGCGATGAACCAGATCCGTTATGGCCAGCTGGCGAAATACGGCGAAGAGCGCGGCAATGTGGGCAACCTGCTGAGCGACATCCCTTACGGCAAGTTTGCCGAGATGCTGGGCGGGCATGGCGAAGAGGTGCGCGATCCGGCGCAGATCGCTGGCGCGTTGCAGCGGGCGCGGGAAGCGGTGCGCAAGACACGGCGTTGTGCGGTGGTCAATATCTGGGTCGATCCTGCGGTGTATGCCCCGGGAACCATGGCTCAGACCATGTACAAATAA
- the frc gene encoding formyl-CoA transferase, with product MSTEKSKAKPLDGIRIIDFTHVQAGPACTQLLAWFGADVIKVERPGSGDVTRSQLRDIPDVDALYFTMLNSNKRSLTLDTKKPEGKLVLEKLIKESDVLVENFGPGALDRMGFSWERINELNPKMIVASVKGFSDGHHYDDLKVYENVAQCAGGAASTTGFWDGPPTVSAAALGDSNTGMHLAIGILTALIGRDKTGKGQRVAVSMQDSVLNLCRVKLRDQQRLDRLGFLEEYPQYPHGTFSDVVPRGGNAGGGGQPGWVLKCKGWENDPNAYIYFTIQGHAWAPICKAIGKDEWIEDPAYNTPKARQPHITEIFDTIEVWLKDKTKFEAVDILRKFDIPCAPVLTMKELANDPSLRASGTITEVDHKERGKYLTVGSPIKFSDLTPEITGSPLLGEHTDEVLADVLGYSAGQIAELHKAEAV from the coding sequence ATGAGCACAGAAAAAAGCAAGGCAAAACCACTGGACGGCATCCGCATCATCGACTTCACGCACGTGCAAGCCGGTCCTGCATGCACACAATTGCTGGCATGGTTTGGCGCCGATGTGATCAAGGTCGAACGTCCGGGTTCCGGCGATGTCACGCGTTCGCAGCTGCGCGACATCCCTGATGTCGACGCCCTGTATTTCACCATGTTGAACAGCAACAAGCGCTCGCTCACACTCGACACCAAAAAGCCCGAAGGCAAGCTGGTGCTGGAAAAGCTGATCAAGGAATCCGACGTGCTGGTCGAGAACTTCGGACCAGGCGCGCTGGACCGCATGGGTTTTTCCTGGGAACGCATCAACGAACTGAATCCGAAGATGATCGTGGCCTCGGTCAAGGGCTTCAGCGACGGCCACCACTACGATGACCTGAAGGTCTACGAAAACGTCGCCCAGTGCGCCGGCGGCGCGGCTTCCACCACAGGTTTCTGGGACGGCCCGCCGACGGTCAGCGCCGCCGCCCTGGGCGACAGCAACACCGGCATGCACCTGGCGATCGGCATCCTGACCGCCTTGATCGGCCGCGACAAGACCGGCAAGGGACAGCGCGTTGCGGTGTCGATGCAGGATAGCGTGCTGAACCTGTGCCGCGTCAAGCTGCGCGACCAGCAGCGCCTGGACAGGCTCGGTTTCCTGGAAGAGTACCCGCAATACCCGCACGGCACGTTCAGCGATGTGGTGCCGCGCGGCGGCAATGCCGGCGGCGGCGGCCAGCCAGGCTGGGTGCTCAAGTGCAAGGGCTGGGAAAACGATCCGAACGCCTATATCTACTTCACCATCCAGGGCCATGCCTGGGCGCCTATCTGCAAGGCGATCGGCAAGGATGAATGGATAGAAGATCCGGCTTACAACACGCCGAAGGCGCGCCAGCCGCATATCACCGAAATTTTCGACACCATAGAAGTGTGGCTGAAGGACAAGACCAAGTTCGAAGCGGTCGACATCCTGCGCAAATTCGACATTCCTTGCGCACCTGTGCTGACCATGAAAGAACTGGCCAACGATCCGTCGCTGCGCGCCAGCGGCACCATCACCGAAGTCGATCACAAGGAACGCGGCAAATACCTGACTGTCGGCAGCCCGATCAAGTTCTCCGACCTGACGCCGGAAATCACCGGATCGCCGTTGCTGGGCGAGCACACCGACGAAGTGCTGGCGGACGTGCTGGGCTACAGCGCCGGACAGATTGCCGAACTGCACAAAGCAGAAGCGGTCTGA
- a CDS encoding PAS domain-containing protein: protein MSSELDLKQLVEAVGDAIVISDAKGAITLWNPAAERMFGFSQGEALGQSLDLIIPERQRQRHWDGYQKTMDTGITRYGNDVLRVPAVHKDGHTLSIAFTVALLHTTDNKVAAIVAVIRDESSRFAEDRALRKRLAELEARLTALTTPAAESS from the coding sequence ATGTCATCCGAACTCGATCTCAAGCAGCTGGTGGAAGCAGTCGGAGACGCCATCGTGATTTCCGACGCCAAGGGCGCCATCACCTTGTGGAATCCGGCGGCCGAACGCATGTTCGGTTTTAGCCAAGGCGAAGCGCTAGGGCAGTCGCTCGACCTGATCATCCCCGAACGCCAGCGCCAGCGGCACTGGGATGGTTATCAAAAGACCATGGATACCGGCATTACCCGCTACGGCAACGACGTGTTGCGGGTGCCGGCCGTACACAAGGACGGGCATACCTTATCGATCGCGTTTACGGTGGCGCTGCTGCATACGACGGACAACAAGGTGGCGGCGATCGTTGCCGTCATCCGCGACGAAAGCAGCCGCTTTGCCGAGGATCGCGCCTTGCGCAAACGTCTGGCGGAACTGGAAGCCAGGTTGACTGCCTTGACTACACCAGCGGCCGAATCCAGTTAA
- the frc gene encoding formyl-CoA transferase, whose translation MSKALDGVRILDFTHVQSGPTCTQLLAWFGADVIKVERAGEGDATRGQLRDIPGVDSLYFTMLNHNKRSITLDTKNPKGKEVLETLIKDCDVLVENFAPGALDRMGFTWERIQELNPRMIVASVKGFGPGKYEDCKVYENVAQCAGGAASTTGFDDGPPMVTGAQIGDSGTGLHLALGIVSALFQRHTSGRGQKVLAPMQDAVLNLCRVKLRDQQRLERTGTMHEYPQYPDSKFGEAVPRAGNASGGGQPGSILKCKGWETDPNAYIYFITQGAVWPAVCKVIGEEGWITDEAYATPAARLLHLKPIFARIEQWTMSKTKFEAMDILNQYDIPCGPILSMKEIAEDESLRQSGTIVEIDHPARGKYLTVGNPIKMSDSPTDVTRSPLLGEHTEEVLTQLGYGKDYIAALREEKVI comes from the coding sequence ATGAGCAAAGCACTGGATGGCGTGCGCATTCTAGATTTCACCCATGTCCAGTCAGGGCCGACCTGCACTCAGCTGCTGGCCTGGTTCGGCGCCGATGTGATCAAGGTCGAACGCGCCGGCGAAGGCGACGCCACACGCGGGCAGCTGCGCGACATTCCCGGAGTCGACAGCCTGTATTTCACGATGCTGAACCATAACAAGCGCTCCATCACGCTGGACACCAAGAATCCCAAGGGCAAGGAAGTGCTGGAAACGCTGATCAAGGATTGCGACGTGCTGGTGGAGAATTTTGCACCGGGAGCGCTGGACCGCATGGGATTTACCTGGGAACGCATCCAGGAGTTGAATCCGCGCATGATCGTGGCCTCGGTCAAGGGTTTCGGGCCCGGCAAATATGAAGACTGCAAGGTCTATGAGAACGTTGCCCAGTGCGCCGGCGGCGCGGCGTCCACCACCGGTTTCGACGACGGCCCGCCGATGGTCACCGGGGCCCAGATCGGCGACAGCGGCACCGGCTTGCACCTGGCGCTGGGCATCGTCAGCGCGCTGTTCCAGCGTCACACGTCGGGCCGCGGCCAGAAGGTGCTGGCGCCGATGCAGGACGCCGTATTGAACCTGTGCCGCGTCAAGCTGCGCGACCAGCAACGGCTGGAGCGCACCGGCACCATGCACGAATATCCGCAATATCCGGACAGCAAGTTCGGCGAGGCCGTGCCGCGCGCCGGCAATGCTTCCGGCGGCGGCCAGCCGGGTTCGATCCTGAAGTGCAAGGGCTGGGAAACCGATCCTAACGCCTATATCTATTTCATCACCCAGGGCGCGGTCTGGCCGGCGGTCTGCAAGGTGATAGGCGAGGAGGGCTGGATCACCGACGAGGCTTACGCCACGCCGGCGGCGCGCTTGCTGCACCTGAAACCGATCTTTGCCCGCATCGAGCAATGGACCATGAGCAAGACCAAGTTCGAAGCCATGGATATCCTGAACCAGTACGATATCCCGTGCGGACCTATCCTGTCGATGAAGGAAATCGCCGAAGACGAATCGCTGCGCCAGAGCGGCACCATCGTCGAAATCGACCACCCGGCACGCGGCAAGTACCTGACGGTAGGCAATCCGATCAAGATGTCGGACAGCCCGACCGATGTCACGCGTTCTCCCTTGCTGGGGGAACATACCGAAGAAGTGCTGACGCAGCTCGGCTACGGCAAGGATTACATCGCCGCGCTGCGTGAAGAGAAGGTGATCTGA
- a CDS encoding AraC family transcriptional regulator, with product MTAELDYQALNSAGASVVTSAADYPDGHVIPLHRHSCAQLLYATSGVMTVDAAAGRWMVPPGRAVWLQAHVDHQIRVHGARMHGEVGLRTLLLDVAMSPHLPARSCVLDISPLLRELIAAAHGNSAGHDANTDANARNWHMLQLLLHELASVTVLPLYLPLPLAARLRSLCELLMATPGKQVTIETWAGQLGISTSTLHRLFLRQTGMRFGHWRQQARLLQAMEQLARGGKVAAAAQDQGYSSQSAFSAMFKKHFGSTPTAFYR from the coding sequence ATGACAGCAGAATTAGATTATCAGGCATTGAATTCCGCCGGTGCTTCGGTTGTGACGTCGGCTGCGGACTATCCCGACGGCCACGTCATCCCGCTGCATCGCCATTCCTGCGCCCAACTGCTGTATGCGACCAGTGGCGTGATGACGGTCGACGCGGCGGCCGGGCGCTGGATGGTGCCGCCGGGCCGCGCGGTCTGGCTGCAGGCACATGTCGATCACCAGATCCGTGTGCACGGCGCCCGCATGCACGGCGAGGTCGGCTTGCGCACGCTGCTGCTGGACGTCGCCATGTCGCCGCACCTGCCTGCGCGCAGCTGCGTGCTGGATATCTCGCCCTTGCTGCGCGAACTGATCGCCGCCGCCCATGGCAACTCGGCCGGGCATGATGCCAATACTGACGCCAACGCGCGCAACTGGCACATGCTGCAGTTGTTGCTGCACGAGCTGGCCTCGGTGACCGTGCTTCCCCTTTATTTACCGTTGCCGCTGGCGGCGCGCCTGCGCAGCCTGTGCGAACTGCTGATGGCGACTCCCGGCAAGCAGGTAACAATCGAAACCTGGGCCGGCCAGCTCGGGATATCGACCAGCACCTTGCATCGCCTGTTCCTGCGCCAGACCGGCATGCGTTTCGGCCACTGGCGCCAGCAAGCCAGGCTGCTGCAGGCCATGGAGCAGCTGGCGCGCGGCGGCAAGGTCGCCGCCGCGGCGCAAGACCAGGGCTATAGCAGCCAGAGCGCCTTCAGCGCCATGTTCAAGAAACACTTCGGCAGCACCCCCACCGCGTTTTACCGCTAG
- the gcvH gene encoding glycine cleavage system protein GcvH has protein sequence MGMGQENKGQEKYTVEHEWLRVESDGLVTVGITAYAQDHLGDLVFVQLPEVGAAIAKGEEAAVIESVKAASEINMPVAGTVVEINEALANAPEKVNEDPLGEGWFFKMKIDDAAELNGLMDKAAYDELIKGLA, from the coding sequence ATGGGCATGGGTCAGGAAAACAAGGGGCAAGAAAAATATACGGTTGAGCATGAGTGGTTGCGTGTCGAAAGCGACGGCCTGGTGACGGTCGGCATTACCGCTTACGCGCAAGACCATCTGGGCGACCTGGTTTTTGTGCAGCTGCCTGAAGTCGGCGCCGCTATCGCCAAGGGCGAAGAAGCCGCGGTGATCGAGTCGGTCAAGGCTGCAAGTGAAATCAACATGCCGGTTGCCGGCACGGTGGTCGAAATCAACGAAGCGCTGGCGAATGCTCCTGAAAAGGTGAATGAAGATCCGCTGGGCGAAGGCTGGTTCTTCAAGATGAAAATAGACGATGCGGCCGAGTTGAACGGTCTGATGGACAAAGCGGCTTATGACGAGCTGATCAAAGGCCTGGCTTAA
- the gcvP gene encoding aminomethyl-transferring glycine dehydrogenase, with protein sequence MTQSRPALEDLAQHADFIERHIGPDQAQQKAMLTALGFDSIEALIRKVVPSAILERHPLKLGAPRSEAETLAALREIAGKNQLFKSHIGMGYYNCHTPTVILRNLLENPAWYTAYTPYQPEISQGRLEALLNFQTMVTDLTGMEIANASLLDEATAAAEAMTFCQRLSKSKSNTFFVSQDCFPQTIDVLRTRAAPIGVEVVVGDHLKDLERLDCFGVLLQYPTLNGEINDYAATARLAHDKQALVVVAADLLALTLLTPPGEFGADVVIGSAQRFGVPLGYGGPHAAYFATLDAHKRVMPGRLVGVSIDSRGEPAYRLAMQTREQHIRREKATSNVCTAQVLLANIASMYAVYHGPSGLKTIAQRVHRLTAILAEGLRQLHHAVPTASFFDTITVHTGGHTQDIHAAARSQSVNLRLIDDGSVGVALDETSTRADVEALWGIFAVGKSLPAFDALEASAEEKIPAALTRSSAYLTHPVFNSHHSETQMLRYLRALADKDLALDRSMIPLGSCTMKLNATTEMIPVTWPEFGSLHPFAPLNQAQGYQQLVADLEQMLCVCTGYDAVSLQPNAGSQGEYAGLLAIRAYHQSRGEGQRNICLIPSSAHGTNPATAHMAGMQVVVVQCDEQGNVNVADLRAKADQHAKDLAALMITYPSTHGVFEEAIGEICEIVHAHGGQVYIDGANMNAMVGLCAPGTFGGDVSHLNLHKTFCIPHGGGGPGVGPIGVKAHLAPFLPGHRMLENGIAPVSAAPWGSASILPITWAYITLMGAQGLRQASQVAILNANYIMHRLAPHYPVLYSGSDGLVAHEGIIDLRPLKDKTGITVEDVAKRLIDYGFHAPTMSFPVAGTLMIEPTESESKQELDRFCDAMIAIREEIRAVENGDIKAEQTALRHAPHTSQDLTDEWSRAYSREQAVFPLKSLRQDKYWPPVGRIDNVYGDRNLVCSCPPMLDYE encoded by the coding sequence ATGACACAATCACGGCCTGCTCTTGAAGATCTGGCGCAACACGCCGATTTCATTGAACGCCATATCGGCCCGGACCAAGCCCAACAAAAGGCCATGCTGACCGCCCTCGGTTTCGATTCGATCGAGGCATTGATACGGAAAGTCGTACCGAGCGCCATCCTCGAGCGCCATCCGCTGAAGCTTGGCGCACCGCGCAGCGAAGCGGAAACGCTGGCGGCCTTGCGCGAAATCGCCGGCAAGAACCAGCTGTTCAAATCGCATATCGGCATGGGCTATTACAATTGCCATACGCCGACCGTCATCCTGCGCAACCTGCTGGAAAACCCGGCCTGGTATACCGCCTATACGCCCTACCAGCCTGAAATTTCGCAGGGGCGGCTGGAAGCACTGCTCAATTTCCAGACCATGGTGACCGACCTCACCGGCATGGAAATCGCCAATGCTTCCTTGCTGGACGAAGCCACCGCGGCGGCCGAGGCGATGACTTTCTGCCAGCGCCTGTCTAAAAGCAAGAGCAACACCTTTTTCGTTTCGCAAGACTGCTTCCCGCAAACCATCGACGTGCTGCGCACCCGCGCCGCGCCGATCGGGGTCGAGGTAGTAGTAGGCGACCATCTCAAGGACCTGGAGCGGCTCGATTGCTTCGGCGTGCTGCTGCAATATCCGACCCTGAACGGCGAGATCAACGACTACGCGGCTACCGCGCGTCTGGCGCACGACAAGCAGGCGCTGGTGGTGGTTGCGGCCGACCTGCTGGCGCTGACCCTGCTGACGCCGCCTGGCGAATTCGGCGCCGACGTAGTGATCGGCAGCGCCCAGCGCTTCGGCGTGCCGCTCGGCTACGGTGGCCCGCACGCAGCGTATTTCGCCACCCTGGATGCACACAAGCGCGTCATGCCCGGACGCCTGGTCGGGGTCTCGATCGACAGCCGCGGCGAACCGGCTTACCGGCTGGCGATGCAGACCCGCGAGCAGCATATCCGCCGCGAAAAAGCCACCAGCAACGTCTGCACCGCGCAGGTGCTGCTGGCCAATATCGCCAGCATGTATGCGGTCTATCACGGCCCAAGCGGGCTGAAAACGATCGCGCAACGGGTGCACCGGCTGACGGCGATCCTGGCCGAGGGCCTGCGCCAGCTGCATCATGCGGTGCCGACCGCCAGCTTCTTCGACACCATCACCGTGCATACCGGCGGCCATACCCAGGATATCCACGCCGCGGCGCGCAGCCAGTCGGTCAACCTGCGCCTGATCGACGACGGCAGCGTCGGTGTCGCGCTGGACGAAACCAGCACCCGCGCCGATGTCGAAGCGCTGTGGGGCATCTTTGCCGTAGGTAAATCGTTGCCTGCGTTCGACGCGCTGGAAGCCAGCGCCGAGGAAAAAATACCGGCGGCACTGACGCGCAGCAGCGCCTACCTGACGCATCCGGTATTCAACAGCCATCATTCGGAAACCCAGATGCTGCGTTATCTGCGCGCGCTGGCAGACAAGGACCTGGCGCTGGACCGCAGCATGATACCGCTCGGCTCCTGCACCATGAAGCTCAACGCCACCACCGAGATGATCCCGGTGACCTGGCCTGAGTTCGGTTCCCTGCATCCGTTTGCGCCGCTCAACCAGGCCCAGGGCTACCAGCAGCTGGTGGCCGACCTCGAGCAGATGCTGTGCGTCTGCACCGGCTACGATGCCGTATCGCTGCAGCCGAACGCCGGCTCGCAGGGCGAATACGCCGGTTTGCTGGCGATCCGCGCCTACCACCAGAGCCGCGGCGAAGGCCAGCGCAATATCTGCCTGATCCCTAGTTCCGCCCACGGCACCAATCCGGCTACCGCCCACATGGCCGGCATGCAGGTGGTGGTGGTGCAATGCGACGAGCAGGGCAATGTCAACGTCGCCGACCTGCGCGCCAAGGCAGACCAGCACGCCAAGGACCTGGCGGCGCTGATGATTACCTATCCCTCGACCCATGGCGTGTTCGAAGAAGCCATCGGCGAGATCTGCGAAATCGTCCATGCCCACGGCGGCCAGGTATACATCGACGGCGCCAACATGAACGCCATGGTCGGCTTGTGCGCGCCGGGCACTTTCGGCGGCGATGTCTCGCACCTGAACCTGCACAAGACCTTCTGCATTCCGCACGGCGGCGGCGGTCCCGGCGTCGGCCCGATCGGCGTCAAGGCCCACCTGGCGCCGTTCCTGCCAGGCCACCGCATGCTGGAAAACGGCATTGCGCCGGTCTCTGCCGCGCCATGGGGCAGCGCCAGCATCCTGCCTATCACTTGGGCCTACATCACGCTGATGGGCGCGCAAGGCTTGCGCCAGGCGAGCCAGGTGGCGATCCTCAACGCCAACTACATCATGCACCGGCTGGCGCCGCACTATCCGGTCCTGTACAGCGGCAGCGACGGACTGGTCGCGCACGAAGGCATCATCGACCTGCGTCCGCTCAAGGACAAGACCGGGATCACGGTGGAAGACGTCGCCAAGCGCCTGATCGACTATGGCTTCCATGCGCCTACCATGTCGTTCCCGGTAGCCGGCACGCTGATGATAGAGCCGACCGAAAGCGAATCCAAGCAAGAGCTGGACCGCTTCTGCGACGCCATGATCGCGATCCGCGAAGAGATCAGGGCGGTCGAGAACGGCGATATCAAGGCCGAGCAGACGGCGTTGCGCCATGCGCCGCACACCAGCCAGGACCTGACTGACGAATGGTCGCGCGCGTATTCGCGCGAACAGGCGGTGTTCCCGCTGAAATCGCTGCGCCAGGACAAGTACTGGCCGCCGGTAGGGCGGATCGATAATGTCTATGGCGATCGCAACCTGGTCTGTTCCTGTCCGCCCATGTTGGATTACGAATAG
- the gcvT gene encoding glycine cleavage system aminomethyltransferase GcvT, with the protein MSDTSNAAAAARTPLYQLHLELGAKMVPFAGYDMPLQYPTGILKEHNHTRSQAGLFDVSHMGQLRLSGAGAAAALESLVPVDIVDLPVNRQRYAVFTNPQGGILDDLMVANAGDHLFLVVNAACKQQDTEHLRKHLSGHCQIEELSDRSLLALQGPAAAAVMARLAPDTAQMVFMQTAKVTLAGSECFISRSGYTGEDGFEISVPNAGAEALARLLLAQPEVAPIGLGARDSLRLEAGLCLYGHDMDGSTTPVEASLGWALSKARRAGGVRAGGYPGAELIQRQLEQGVGRKRVGLLLKDRMPAREGAELVDADGKQVGKITSGGFGPTVGGPVALGYVDSAHAQVGTLLQAVVRGKAVPIEVAKTPFTPTRYFRG; encoded by the coding sequence ATGAGTGACACCAGCAACGCCGCGGCAGCGGCGCGTACACCGCTATACCAGCTGCACCTGGAGCTCGGCGCCAAGATGGTGCCGTTTGCAGGCTACGACATGCCGTTGCAGTATCCGACCGGCATTCTCAAGGAACATAACCACACCCGCAGCCAGGCCGGCCTGTTCGACGTTTCGCACATGGGGCAGTTGCGCCTGAGCGGCGCCGGCGCCGCAGCCGCGCTGGAATCGCTGGTGCCGGTCGACATCGTCGACCTGCCTGTGAACCGCCAGCGCTATGCGGTATTCACCAATCCGCAAGGCGGCATCCTGGACGACCTGATGGTCGCCAATGCCGGCGATCACCTGTTCCTGGTGGTCAACGCAGCTTGCAAGCAGCAGGACACCGAGCACTTGCGCAAGCACCTGTCCGGCCATTGCCAGATCGAAGAACTGAGCGACCGTTCCTTGCTGGCCTTGCAAGGGCCGGCCGCCGCCGCGGTCATGGCGCGCCTGGCCCCGGACACGGCGCAGATGGTGTTCATGCAGACCGCCAAAGTCACGCTGGCCGGCAGCGAATGCTTCATCAGCCGTTCCGGTTATACCGGCGAAGACGGCTTTGAAATTTCAGTGCCGAATGCCGGCGCCGAAGCCCTGGCGCGGCTGCTGCTGGCGCAGCCTGAGGTAGCGCCGATCGGCCTCGGTGCGCGCGATTCGCTGCGGCTGGAAGCCGGACTGTGCCTGTATGGCCATGACATGGACGGCAGCACCACGCCGGTCGAAGCCAGCCTGGGCTGGGCTTTGTCGAAGGCGCGCCGTGCCGGCGGCGTCCGTGCCGGCGGTTATCCGGGCGCGGAACTGATCCAGCGCCAGCTTGAACAGGGCGTCGGCCGCAAACGGGTCGGCCTGCTGCTCAAGGATCGCATGCCGGCGCGCGAAGGCGCCGAGCTGGTCGACGCCGACGGCAAGCAGGTGGGCAAGATCACCAGCGGCGGTTTCGGCCCGACGGTGGGCGGCCCGGTGGCGCTGGGATATGTCGACAGCGCCCATGCGCAGGTCGGCACGCTGTTGCAGGCTGTAGTACGCGGCAAGGCGGTGCCTATCGAAGTGGCCAAGACGCCGTTTACCCCGACCCGCTATTTCCGCGGCTGA